The following are encoded together in the Methylomonas methanica MC09 genome:
- a CDS encoding RNA polymerase sigma factor, which yields MPDSIHALNNDLIWNDSLADDLRRFLTKRLKCAEAAADLTHETYLRLRQQSRGADYTHDNARALAFHIAMNLAIDYQRKASVRSRYLADEGGECISEVPSSRQSQPEHILIARQRLDVLRRALDELSPECRTVFLLHGVEGLKYAEIAARLGISVSMVGRHLAQAMLHCASRVGE from the coding sequence GATTCGCTAGCGGATGATTTGCGGCGTTTTTTAACCAAGCGTCTGAAATGCGCGGAAGCCGCCGCCGATTTAACACACGAAACCTATTTGCGGTTGCGCCAACAAAGTCGGGGCGCGGATTATACTCACGACAACGCTCGCGCTCTGGCCTTTCATATCGCCATGAATTTGGCGATTGATTATCAACGTAAAGCATCGGTTAGAAGCCGCTATTTAGCGGATGAGGGGGGCGAGTGTATTTCCGAGGTGCCTTCCAGTCGCCAATCTCAACCTGAGCATATTCTGATTGCCCGGCAACGATTGGATGTTCTGCGCCGTGCGCTTGACGAACTGTCGCCGGAATGCCGTACCGTATTTTTACTGCACGGTGTCGAAGGCTTGAAGTATGCGGAAATCGCGGCCCGCTTGGGTATTTCGGTATCCATGGTGGGCAGACACTTGGCGCAAGCCATGCTGCATTGTGCGAGCCGGGTAGGCGAATGA